From Solanum stenotomum isolate F172 chromosome 2, ASM1918654v1, whole genome shotgun sequence:
AGGGAACACAGCTGCAACGCAGACTTGCTTCAGGCAAGCTacccgacttttctccttcatgttgccaactctaaaccctcttaacttcaaaggttNATGACATTGTTTGTCATTCACCTTATCCTGTTTCAACTTGGCTTATAGGATTGTTGTAAGTTCATTTTTCTAAATATGCATCTAATCTTGATGTGTTGGAATTGTTTTAATTCAAATGTGATTAATAGTGTGTTtgcatttctcttttttccaaGTAATATGTTCCTAGTACATTCTTTCATATATTTGCTAACTTAGTTGTTCTGATGCATAAGTTTTTTGTTTCTGTGCGTACATGCCATGCCTtggttgttttcttttttttcttctcctcaAATGATATTGGCCAACTTACTTGTTTTATTAGTCTTTTATGCACTCGTGTGTTTTAGCTCAAGGTAGAGTCAAGTGTTCCTTCACCTCTCCATTTAGATTATTCGAAGCGTTCTTCCTGGATTTATGTTGTCGGGATCCTAAATCACTCGTTTTTCTACCACTGGTAGTGATAAACTAGTTTTAGCTCCGAGTTCGTATTTAGTCTTATGAAATTCTTATTCTAATTTGGATAATGGGTGGGGATGTTACTGATGGGTTTGCATTTTGTTAGTTCCCCTCTCGCAATTTTGGAGCTCACTAATTTCGTTATATCATATCACATGTCATAATTTTTCAACATGCTTCCATTTCCTTTGTTCCTGTCTcgttttcacttttcttttttttatgacaatcCATTACTAATTGGTTTCTTGAAATCTGAAAGTTGTTGGAATGCTCCTTTTGGTTACAATATTAATCATCTGTAAAGCTCATGGCATAGTAGGCAAATTAgtcaatttatttaatattaggAGTTATATTTTAATGCATTTATATGGAATAATGGCGTGAATGTTCATTACTTCATTTGTCAGCATGATTTGAGTTcattagttcttttttttttcgtgAATTTGTCccccttttttattattattcaaattttcagcATTTAGCTTGATTGAGTTCATTTATCTATATTGCTCTAAGAGTCGATGTGataaattgtcttagatatgttattattttcGTTATTTCGAGGCTCTAATCCTTTACCCTTATTCTCGTTGCATGTAAACTCTGCCCGGGTCCTCGCGGACTCTAACCTAGCACTTTCGTTTGGGCCACGAAGGCCCAATTCTATTTTTATCCAAGTCGTTCGGCCATAGCAATTGAAGAAAAGGTCCCCAAAAAAATTTGACGCACAGGGTCTAAAGCTAATACGAGATTGTACACACTAGCATACACCTAGTGTGTATGAAAAATGAGAAATGGGCTTAAAAAGGCCCACTCTTATCAAAgaagttgtattttgttattttgggcctaagtCCTTGTcgtcttattattatttttgttagaaaTTTAGGACAGGGGAAAATTGGACCTAAGgcccaaataatattttatttcatgttagtttaggacaggtgaaaaattgggccaaaggcccaaaatgaaattaggcccaagtgttggtccaggcggacagaaaaACCAAACTTGGGCCTGAGTCTCTTTCCCTCTCTATTTTATTGTGCCTATTTACTCGTTATTATTTGCTATTAATCTtaagattttaaaagaattcaaatccccaaaagacacacatttttgaattaattacttaactaaATTATTCATCTTTCACTTTacttaaaagataaataaataataaataaataagtttatgaaatacttcacttagataatatttcattattttacccttaaaatggtcctaactaacaaatagttcaattttgcaagttaaactAAGTTAAagttattttagccaaataattaatcatcGGATAACTGCGTGTTAGCGGGtatttcgggtgctttcaaacccttcacgaaatgctaataagaacccTCAAACCCCCCttaagtattttcaattgattcccTGTTTTAATGTATTGAAAATcggttttcttgatttttcttaaaaaattaagtggtgactcTTAAAAtcagttttaaattatattttaaataaaacaaggAGTAATTTGACAACTCTACCACCCCGGATTCCGGCCAATCTCCGGCAACCCGAAACCccattcattttcttcttttttaggcAAAACGCCTCCACCAAATGACCCCCAAACAAGTGAACAAACACATCCATTACTCCTCCCTTTTCCGGCCAGCAAACACCACTTGAAACCACCCAAAACCTccattcattttcttcttcttccctccGCTCATGCCACCACCAGCGAGTCGGCTTCAACCTCAAACAACCAGCAGCTCCCAACTCCAAACACCTCCAACCCAACCGTTCTCCTTCTTCCTCAACACCAGAGCACAACCCATGAAGCGAATGAGCTTCGAGCTCGCCAAACCTACCAAATACCCGACCCCACACCCATCAAATCCGCCATCTCCGGCGAGAATCAGACACAAAACAGCAACCAAATGACCCCCCAAACCCTATGAAAACAGACCCAACAACCACAAACACCTAAACCAAGATGCCAGCCATCAACAAACCTCTAAGCTCCGTCAAACAATGAGCTCCAAGCTCTAAAAACCATTAGGGGgaattaattttgattcttgtatataaattaaaattaatttttttaagttaaaaaaaaattaattttaatttttttttctaaaatcgacgtgtaaaatattttattagttggcagccattgagtggctcactaatacacgtTGGAGCGTTTGCATTTCACGCTCTTTGGGTGcaaaaatcgcgtgtttatttatttaaaagttgaataattaaagtgtctgtttgtgcactatgaaagttggaggtcaaagttaaaatttgaaggcaagtttagggtccaatatatgtattatgccaagaTTTTAAACATCCGTTCCCATCACATTGCAAGCTCCGTATGAAGTTTTAGAATGTACACATACATTTTTCTcctgtaaaaaaataaaagaatataatgAAAGGGATTAGTGATCACTTCATTTTCCTTATTCATCATTATTATTGTTGGAGCAATAAGTGAACATTTCTCATAACTAATACTGTGCAACTCTTCATTCACcttctttaatataattattatagcAATAATTGAATGTTCATAGGTATTGGGAGAGTAATCTAGATTAGGAAGAAAATCAAAAgccaaaaattgataaaattaaaaagcaGGTATATACTGATTAGcattagtataataatataatagtatgatataatttattaatagcttataacattttaatttaatgtagaggtaaaatggtaatctaTCTGTTTCCTAATATTCTTCTAATTTATATAGCAGGGGTAAAATCGTAaatcaacttttaacttttaacttttttgttcCCAGttatagtaatatatgatattatatgatatgatatatgatgatatgattatctgttgtttcttgtacttcttGTTCATTATTCCTTTGGATTGTTCTTCATTGAGACGGGATTATAAACAACAATGACTTCACTGTTTTGTAACTTGAATTGAAGCAATAATTCCTTCCCATAATACCAAAATTCCCCTGTTCCTGGCTCCAGAGGATTACAACTTAGCAATACTTTGATTCTAAACTTCATTAAATTTGCTTCGATCAATCATGGCCAAAAGGACATTGTTAAGAGTCGAAAACTAAAACACAAGTAATTCATTAAAACTAGTGCTCCTGCATATGTTCTAGACCGATcgaaagcaaaaaataaaaaaatgcagCAACTTGAATTCTTGATATTTACTCAAGGCCAAAGAAGCAgaagattaaataattaattacctcTTACAATATACACATTAATAGAGTAAACCAAATGAGCACCCTAACAATACAACAATACAAATCCCAGCAATTGAAATACTTCACAGCCACTCAGCGACAAAGGTTATTCATTTCCATACATATCAGGGATTATATAGCTCGCATTACATGGGGGTTTCTCTGATGAATAGGTGGACGTGCATCCATTGATGATAAGTTATGAGAGATGAAGTGCATTGTTGGCCTTGATTTTGGAGTTTCAAGCAAACAAGAGCATGCTAGCTTGATGATAAAAACCAAAACATCTTTTACTCTATCTTCAGGATATGGAAGGCGTTCATCCAGCAAATAGCTAAGCTGCTCAGGATCTATAGTCAATGAATTTGCTAGCACAGTAATGTATTCCCCAAGATGCTTTCCTTTGACTATCTCCAATGATAATACTCCAAAGCTATACACATCACACATTTGTGTAACCTTCATAGAATATGCAAGCTCTGAATAATACAATTTTCAAAACAATATTAACAATTAAAACGTGTAAATGAGATAAAAACAATGGAGTGTTTGGCTATAGTTCATGAACCATTTAAAACTTACCAGGTGCGACATAGCCATATGTGCCAGCAAGTGTAGTGCAATTGGATGAGTCTGGATTGAGAATCTTCGCTAGTCCAAAGTCTGCAACACGAGCTTCATACTCAGAATCAAGCAAAACATTACTGCTACTTATGTCTCGATGAACAATGGGTGGTGAGCAATCCTGGTGCATGTAAGATAAAGCATAAGCAACACCCTTGATGATATTCAcccttttaagccaatccaattTCTTGGACTCTACTTCATTGCTCAAAATACTAGCCAAGCTCCCCCTCTCCACATACTCGCAAACCAAGAGTGAGTGTTGTGCTTTCGAACAATAGCCGTAGAGGTTCACAATGTTTCGGTGCTTAATCCCAGTCAATGCCCTTACTTCATTGATGAAGCTTTTGGGATGTGTATTCTGAAATGAAGAATGAAGTCTCTTCACAGCAATATTCCCTAATGATGGAAGGTTTACCTTGTAAACACTTCCGTGACCTCCTCGCCCAATGCAAAATTTTGCATCAAACTCTTCTGTGGCGTTTAAGATGTCCCTGTACAATTCCTTCCCATCTAACATGGATATCGAAAGACAACCATCACCATCCCTTCTTTCAACTTCTCTAACTCTCCTCCTTTTATTACNTGATGGAAGGTTTACCTTGTAAACACTTCCGTGACCTCCTCGCCCAATGCAAAATTTTGCATCAAACTCTTCTGTGGCGTTTAAGATGTCCCTGTACAATTCCTTCCCATCTAACATGGATATCGAAAGCCAACCATCACCATCCCTTCTTTCAACTTCTCTAACTCTCCTCCTTTTATTACACATAAAGAGAACACCAATGAAAACACAGATCAGTACCAGTGCTCCCATAACAGGAAGTACAGTGATGAGGGTGAGTTTACATCCCTTCGCCATTGAGTGCTTCTTCACCATAGAAGACGGCCTTTCACAGAGCTGGAGTCCTGCTACATTTCCGCAAAGACCTTTATTACCCTCCAATGAGGCATTGATAAAAGCTTTATTATTAGGGATTGGACCTTCCAACTCATTGTATGACAATACGACATCCTGCAAACCAGTCAAAGTTTCAAGTTCTTTGGGGATGCGCCCAGATAGGCCATTGTGGGAAAGATTTAAGTTTACCAACACCTTCAAATTGGCTAACTGAGGGGGTATATCTCCAACCAGAAGATTGTAGCTCAAATCAAGTACATTAAGCTGAGTTATCCTCCCTATCTCCTTTGGAATTTTCTGCCCAAACTTGTTGTTGCTCAGGTTCAACTGAAACAAGTGCACGAAATCTACTATGCACATCGGGATTGACCCATTCAATCTGTTGTCTGATAGATCGAGGGACTCTAACTTTGTTAGTGACCCAAAATCCTCAGGTATATTGCCAGAAATTTGGTTGTTTTGTAAAAAAAGATTAACTAGGGAGGTTAATTTTCCAAATTCCTTTGGAATCTGCCCAATCAAATGATTAGATGAAAGATCAAGTCCTAAAAGCCCTTTGACATTTCCAATCTCTGTTGGTATGCAACCACTAATGTTATTTCTGGCTACACgcaaatcaattaattttttgcaTTTTCCCCAGTTACTGCTGAGTTCACCATGAAAATCATTGTCGCTCAAATCAATGAACCGAAGCTCTGGATGGATGCCAAAAGCTTCAGATAAATTCCCAATAAAGTTGTTGTTATTGCAGCGAACCCTTTTGAAACTCGAGCACTTGCTCAAGCTTCTTGGGATTGGCCCTGTAAGCTTGTTACTATTCACCAAGAATTTCTCAAGTTTCCCACCTTGGCAAAGCCGCTCTGGCAAATGGCCTGAAAAGTGATTGTAACTCATTGACAAGACAACCAAGTTATACAAAGATGCAAGTTCTTTTGGAATAGAACCAGAAAGTTGGTTACAACGAAGCCGCAAAATTTTGAGCTCAGTTAAGTCACCTAAAGTAACTGGAATTGAACCACTAAGCTTATTCTGGGCTAGCTTCAAATTACTGAGGTTTTTCAAATTCCCCAACTGACTAGGAATGAGACCAGAAAGTTGGTTATTATGTAAGGCTAAAATCTCAAGTGATTTCATGCTCCCTATTTCAACAGGAATGAAACCATTTAAATGGTTATTAAAGATGAAGAGGTTCTCAACCTTTGACAGTGAGCCAATCTGTGATGGGATTTTGCCTGAAAACTGATTAGACGACAAGTCAAGATAGACAAGATTAGTGAGGTTTCCTATTTCAGGGGGTATAATACCAGAGAGCTGGTTCATGCTAAGATCAACATATTCAAGAAATGATAGAGATGAAAATGGAAAATCATGGAGTGTACCAATGACACCAGCATTAGTAATATTCAACCTGTTTATCTGACCATTAAAACATATAACTCCATACCAATCCGTGCATGCACCAACACTTAGTGTCCATGAAGCCAATAAGGAATTATTCTGGTTTTGAAAAGTTGCTTTCCATTTGAGGAGAGCAGTTGCTTCCTCAGTGGAAGCAAAAGTAACAGTGAAGAGAGTGAAAAGCTGaaggaaacaaaatattttgggaACCATCTTGAAAGCTAAAAGATTTCAGTTGTTTGTTTTGGCTATTGATGAGTATATAGTTTTATATTGTAGTGAATCACTTCAAGTCTTGCTGAGTCAATGGCATTTATTTCTGAGCTTGTAAAACACGGACAGAATTAGAACGACTTGTGAGTCAATTATGTGTCACTGTTCATGTAAGTATATACCAATGAATTAAAAGGCTGTCTCTATTGTGACCTAAGCTTATAGTTGTGGAAATATATTGGGAGATCTTCTCCAAAATATATTCAAAGGTCATTTCGTAATTGACGAGCTAGTGGACATGCAATAGGAAGAAATTGCCCAACTTGCCTTTCAAATAGGCTGATCTTTAAGTATTATTCTTCAATAATCGAACTTATGCTTAATGGACATAAGTTCTTGTTATGTCATGCAGTGGGAGCTCCGCCAAAGTTATTTCCTCTCTCTCTTGCAATCACAAATACACATATTAGCTTTGAAACTAAAACATTGATACACATTATATCACCTCTAAAACAAATACACACATACAGTTTGTTTCAGTTTAATTTTTTGTGATACGCAAAATTTATTAGTTAtgagatgaaaaaattaaagaccaGCACAATATTGTATCATTTTTGCGGGTCAGGTAGCGCAGAATTGcaaatttttattaagaaattttcataaataactAGAGTTTAAATACAATTATGAATAGTAGCTATAATTTGCATGATTATAATTGCTGTCTCAATTGGATTTATTTCTCAGCTTGTTAAATACGGGTAGACATAGAACGACTTGTAAGTCAATGAGTCAATGTTCATGTAAGTACGTGCCAACGAATTAAAAGGGTATCTCAATTGTGGGCCTAAGCCTTAAAGATGTTGAAATATATTGTGAGattttctccaaaaaaatatagatatatataagtcatttcgTAATTGACGAGCTAATGACCATGCAATAGGAAGAAATTACCCAACTTGCCCTTCAAAAAAGCTCATCTTTAATTTCTAGTAATACTCCcaactaggggtgttcacggtttggataaaaatcgaaccaaatcgataaaataaagCCGATTTATTTGgaaatggtttgatttgattttagatttttgaaaattgataGTATTTGATTCGGTTAtgattttattcgaaaaaacGAAGAAATAACTGAACCcaaccgatgaattatatacatatattttattaatatacatacataatatattatttttataaacaaatttaaaaatcttatatatgttttcattaaaatttctttataatttaatcattgaaagcaaaaatgttcAAGGTGAAAACATTAtcttattaatttcatgtatatgagtatctatgacaattctttgtgtgACGAAAATGTTactgtctcttccttctaggcaaatatagtgaattttaaagctttattcaCAATAAATTCAGTGATCGAAAATTTAGAATttcagtcattctaactatatttcattttgaatggattgtcgttgtcacttttttcacattttgaatgaattgtttcttttattgtgtATGGTTAACAATGGAACCAACCCAAACCGAAATCAGTAACCACCAaagcaataaatatatattatatttggttcgattcgattttgataattttaaaaccgattaagttgatttaattttggttttgaccaataactgATCCAAAACGATTCGTGAACAACCTTATCCCAAATTATGCTTAGAGGACATAAGTTCTTAAGTCGTGAAATAGGATGTTATgacttaaaaatataaactttacGCCCGATGAaagttatttgttattatgaaaataaaaagtaaaaattatacAAAGCTAGTATAATACTGTAAATAAATTACTTCTCATCCCTACTCTTTCAGAAATTACAAAACtccctttattttattgtctTGCGGATACTTTAATATGCGGGCGGATACTTTAATTTAGAAGCTGTAATTATCAATTCAGCGCGTTAAAAAAGGGATTTTATCAGTTTAGTGCGTTAAATAAGGgatttaaaacataaataaaaattgactgCCACAATTAACGCATACGTTTCTTTCATCTACAAATCAGTCATTCATAAAACGATCACAgaactaaaatttcaaatttcaaaattctctCTTCCTGTTTTGCGAAAAGCTATGGAAGGCCgattcaaaaaaattagtagCGCATTTTTTGGTGAAGATTTGTAATGAATATTTCGATCTTGTTAAGGCATTTAGGAATATGGGAAAGTGATGTTAGATACGAGCGGTACAAAAGTGATGGCATAGTGGTTGGGGAAAATATTTCATTCATTAATCTTAATTCAGCAACTGCAGTAGAattgaaagttgatgaatcaaaaaaaatatggagATCAGATACGTCGTAGAAGGTAATTTATCTTCATTGTGTATTCGGAATGATATAAGGGTGAAATTGTACATAGAAGTGAAGAAACATGAGGTAGGATTCGGTATGTATCCACTATGCATTGATACATCGGATAAAAGTGATGAAGAGATACAAAATTTTGATGCAACAACAGGTGCAATTGTGTGTGTTGAAGGTGGAAAAAGGGATGCAAAGGTTCTAAGCATTGTTGCATCGAAAATTTGTGATTCCTATTACATACCAAAAATGGAGGTggaaaattatatatcatatacaaaTGTTTCTAATGTGGAAGTGAAGCAATTGTACAAGGATAAGACAACTCTATTGGCTGTAATggcaaaatacaaaataaagcatAGCTTCAATTTTAGAGTTAAAAGATCTGATAATAAAAGGTTTGTGATACTTCAATGTTATaacattcttcattttttataatttatttgctATTATGTTGATCATGATACACAAATAACATGTGTTACGTGCAATTGTAGGTGTTAGGTATCATGTTCATTTTGAGTTACTTCTGGTTATTAATGTATTAATTAAGAAGGATAGGTGTGTGTATTGTTTTCATTGGATACAATAAAGTATCACGTGCATTTTGAGTTACCTCTGTTTATTAAAGTATCAATTAAGAAGGATAAGTAAAATTAGGTTAATAAGtggattttgaatttgttatatGATTTGTATATCAACAATATAAACTGAGTCGTCATCAAACTGTGTGATATATTAATATGTGTGCacattattatttaactaaaagTATTTGTAATAATGTATGTTGtactgttattttatttttgatattatgAATTGATACATTAAACCTgatcaaataataaatatatatggtaTAATTGCAGCTACGTATTAGTATGTTATTCAGATGATTGTTGTTGGAATTTGAAGGCGTCTGTTAGAAAAAATACGGACATATTTAAAGTGAAATACTTCAATAGTGAACATACATGTCCATTGAGGGATAGGGTATTAAGTAAGGTACACGATATTGTTGGGTTTGTTAGTGGTGTGACAGCTCCAAAGTTAGTGaatcataaaagaaaacatactcCAAACGATATAATTGATGATGTTAGGTCACTATATGGAGTTGAAATTTCTTACCAACAAGCATGGTGTGCTAAAGAACGTGCACTGGAGATGATAAGGGGTAGACATGCAGATGGATATAAACAGATgccaaaatacatatatatgttggaAACTGTGTATCCAAATTCATATATACGGATGCACAAGGCccaaaaaaatgagtttatgtaTCTCTTCATATCATTAAGGCCAATGATAAGAGGGTTTGAGTTATGTAGGcctgttgttgttgatgatttaCATATTAGCAGAGCTTATCGAGGGACATTTGTATCGGCAAGTACACCCGATGGGGCAGGTATGTCATGttgtttattaatttaattttttaagatagTAGTATAACATCCTGCAACAATTATGTATAAAGAATCATAATGTTGTGTGTTTGAATGTTAAGGTTGTATATTGCCGTTAGCTTATGGAATTGTAGACACGAAAAATGATTGTTCTTGGACATAGTTCTTCCAACagtttaaaaatgtatttggtGATAGAGAACAAATGTGTGTTGTATCAGATAGAAATGAAAGCATAATGAAGAGTGTAAGTATTCTTTATCCAAATGTTCCTCATTTTGCATGCTTATGGCACCTCTGGAAAAATGTGTGTACATATTTTAGGAAAAGCAGATCCATACTAACTGATTTGTTCTATTCAATGGCAAAGGCTTATCGGAaagatgattttgaaaaattaatggCTAAAGTGAAAAAAGTATATGGCAGAATTAAGAAGTATCTTGGCTATGAAAGGTGGGCTAGATCTCATGCAACAGTGAGCAGGGGGAGAATAATGACTTCGAACATAGAGGAATGTATCAATGGTTGCCTAGTTGATGCACGACAATTACGTATTATAGACTTTCTAAAA
This genomic window contains:
- the LOC125856571 gene encoding MDIS1-interacting receptor like kinase 2-like — translated: MCIVDFVHLFQLNLSNNKFGQKIPKEIGRITQLNVLDLSYNLLVGDIPPQLANLKVLVNLNLSHNGLSGRIPKELETLTGLQDVVLSYNELEGPIPNNKAFINASLEGNKGLCGNVAGLQLCERPSSMVKKHSMAKGCKLTLITVLPVMGALVLICVFIGVLFMCNKRRRVREVERRDEVERRDGDGCLSISMLDGKELYRDILNATEEFDAKFCIGRGGHGSVYKVNLPSLGNIAVKRLHSSFQNTHPKSFINEVRALTGIKHRNIVNLYGYCSKAQHSLLVCEYVERGSLASILSNEVESKKLDWLKRVNIIKGVAYALSYMHQDCSPPIVHRDISSSNVLLDSEYEARVADFGLAKILNPDSSNCTTLAGTYGYVAPELAYSMKVTQMCDVYSFGVLSLEIVKGKHLGEYITVLANSLTIDPEQLSYLLDERLPYPEDRVKDVLVFIIKLACSCLLETPKSRPTMHFISHNLSSMDARPPIHQRNPHVMRAI